From Patescibacteria group bacterium, a single genomic window includes:
- the nusA gene encoding transcription termination/antitermination protein NusA, whose protein sequence is MPAIQRSEFALALNQVAAERGVEVSVVLETVQNAILAAYRKDHPGIDITEYKAELNPNTGEAKIFHNGEDVTPPGFGRIAAQTAKQVILQKIREKEKEAIIADYKVKIGQVVNGTVLRFAGPNIIMDIGKAEAIMPPQEQIPNERYYQNQRLVVYLKEIREGTKGEEIIVSRADNGLLEGLLRREVPEVAQGSVVIKAIVREPGNRSKVAVYSSQAGIDPVGSCVGQKGVRIQSIIQELGGLEKIDIIQWQEDAAAYIAAALSPAKNVRVELNKEEKLARVFVPQDELSLAIGKDGQNVRLASKLTDYRIEIVENQHSIKQEEMEEVDQELKKEETSSEITSESATESVSENPTSPAADKQAGDLSMAGENNEQTA, encoded by the coding sequence ATGCCAGCAATACAAAGAAGTGAATTCGCTCTTGCTCTTAATCAAGTCGCAGCTGAACGCGGCGTAGAGGTATCTGTTGTTCTTGAAACAGTACAAAACGCTATTCTTGCTGCATATCGTAAAGATCATCCTGGAATTGATATTACAGAATATAAAGCAGAGCTTAATCCTAATACTGGAGAAGCAAAAATTTTCCACAACGGAGAAGATGTAACACCTCCTGGATTTGGTAGAATTGCTGCGCAGACCGCAAAGCAAGTTATTCTTCAGAAAATTCGTGAGAAAGAAAAAGAAGCAATAATTGCAGACTATAAAGTAAAAATTGGCCAAGTTGTCAACGGTACTGTTCTGCGTTTTGCAGGTCCTAATATCATTATGGATATTGGCAAAGCAGAAGCTATAATGCCACCTCAAGAACAAATCCCCAATGAAAGGTATTATCAAAACCAGAGACTTGTTGTCTATTTAAAAGAGATCAGAGAGGGAACAAAAGGAGAAGAGATCATTGTTTCAAGAGCAGATAATGGACTTTTAGAAGGATTGCTTAGAAGAGAGGTCCCAGAAGTAGCACAAGGTAGTGTAGTGATTAAAGCAATAGTGCGCGAACCGGGTAATAGATCAAAAGTTGCTGTGTATTCAAGTCAAGCAGGTATTGATCCAGTGGGAAGTTGTGTTGGCCAAAAAGGAGTTAGGATTCAATCTATTATTCAAGAGCTGGGTGGTCTGGAGAAGATAGATATTATTCAGTGGCAGGAAGATGCTGCAGCATATATTGCAGCGGCTTTATCTCCAGCAAAAAATGTAAGAGTAGAGTTGAACAAAGAGGAGAAATTAGCACGTGTTTTTGTCCCTCAAGATGAGTTATCTCTTGCGATTGGTAAAGATGGTCAGAATGTGAGACTTGCTTCAAAACTGACTGATTATAGAATTGAGATTGTCGAGAATCAACATTCTATCAAGCAGGAAGAGATGGAAGAAGTTGATCAAGAGTTAAAAAAAGAAGAGACATCATCAGAAATAACTTCAGAATCTGCGACTGAGAGTGTATCGGAAAATCCAACATCTCCTGCAGCGGATAAGCAAGCAGGAGATTTGTCTATGGCAGGAGAGAACAATGAACAGACTGCTTAA
- the rpsO gene encoding 30S ribosomal protein S15, with amino-acid sequence MPLSSTQKQDIIKQYQTAEGDTGSPEVQIALLTKRIERLAEHLKDHVHDVHSRRGLLSMIAKRRRLINFLAKVDKNRASAILKKIGLEK; translated from the coding sequence ATGCCACTTTCATCTACACAAAAACAAGATATTATCAAACAGTATCAAACAGCTGAGGGAGATACAGGAAGTCCTGAGGTGCAGATAGCATTGCTTACGAAGAGAATAGAGAGACTTGCAGAACACCTCAAAGATCACGTTCATGATGTTCACAGCCGTCGTGGTCTTCTCTCTATGATTGCTAAACGAAGACGACTTATTAACTTTCTTGCAAAGGTTGATAAGAATCGTGCATCAGCTATTTTAAAAAAGATTGGATTAGAAAAATAA
- the pnp gene encoding polyribonucleotide nucleotidyltransferase — protein MEKTSVSLDFAGKTLTLETGHLAPQATTSILARLGDTMVLVTVVLGAEREDLGYFPLSVEYVERLYAGGRIKGSRWVKREGRPSDESILIGRLIDRSIRPLFPKDLKREIQVVVTVLSVDGENEPDILAINAVSAALAISNIPWNGPIGAIRMGYIQDPENGKKEFLLNPTTTEAEFSDLDLVVSQSNDLTVMIEAGANQVREDVLLEAIERAQNETRKVIAFINDLAKKVGKPKLEVPVDKELKELSAIIEKSYKEEIKNLVTKLANKETGGTETEDLVAKIYEHERMVDPNRELDTTLIAKALEAVLFKQIRHDVVSQQKRPDGRKIDEIRPINIAVGILPRTHGSALFQRGLTQVLTVVTLGSPRLEQFIESAEGEETKRYIHHYSMPPYSVGEVGRMGTPSRREIGHGALAERALEAVIPSQDKFPYTIRVVSEVLSSNGSTSMAATCGSTLALMDAGVPIVKPVAGISIGRMSEEDKSVLLTDIIGLEDFSGDMDFKVAGTDEGITAIQLDVKIPGLILSEIKEILERARIARLAILEKMLATIPTSRAEVSVYAPKIEQLQIPIDKIGELIGPGGRVIRNIIAQTGTTVDVEDDGTVTISGTEEEAVKRAVEWIRGLTREVVPGEIFEGPVKRILPFGAFVEILPGKEGMVHVSKMGKGYIQSPEEVLSVGQIVKVKVSEIDEQGRINLTMQLEERPRDFEVGKAETRGQKSERGGFSPRSERQRSKHPLAQQFERERMLHELSGRQKTRRKTHY, from the coding sequence ATGGAAAAAACCTCTGTTTCTTTAGATTTTGCAGGAAAAACACTCACATTAGAGACTGGTCATCTAGCCCCGCAAGCAACCACATCAATACTAGCTCGTCTCGGTGATACAATGGTGCTTGTGACTGTGGTCTTGGGAGCAGAACGTGAGGATCTTGGATATTTTCCGCTCTCTGTTGAGTATGTAGAGAGACTTTATGCTGGAGGTAGAATTAAAGGTAGCCGTTGGGTTAAACGGGAAGGACGACCTTCAGATGAGTCTATATTAATTGGTAGACTTATTGATCGTTCAATTAGACCCTTATTTCCCAAAGATCTAAAGCGCGAAATTCAAGTAGTTGTAACTGTACTTTCAGTTGATGGAGAAAACGAGCCAGATATTCTCGCAATTAATGCTGTATCTGCAGCTTTGGCTATCTCTAATATTCCATGGAACGGCCCCATAGGAGCGATTCGTATGGGCTACATCCAAGATCCAGAGAACGGAAAGAAAGAATTTCTCCTCAATCCGACAACAACAGAAGCAGAGTTCTCAGATTTAGATCTCGTGGTGTCTCAATCAAATGATCTTACTGTAATGATTGAGGCAGGCGCAAATCAAGTTCGGGAAGATGTTTTGCTAGAAGCTATCGAACGTGCACAGAATGAGACTCGAAAAGTAATTGCTTTTATCAATGATTTGGCAAAAAAGGTAGGAAAACCAAAACTTGAAGTCCCAGTTGATAAAGAGCTCAAAGAACTTTCAGCTATTATCGAAAAATCGTATAAGGAAGAAATTAAAAATTTGGTAACGAAACTTGCAAACAAAGAAACTGGAGGAACAGAAACAGAAGATTTAGTTGCAAAAATTTATGAACACGAAAGAATGGTAGATCCTAATCGTGAACTTGATACTACTCTTATTGCTAAGGCTTTGGAAGCGGTTTTATTTAAACAAATTAGACACGATGTTGTTTCCCAGCAAAAACGTCCTGATGGAAGAAAAATTGATGAAATTCGACCCATCAACATAGCTGTTGGTATTCTACCTCGAACACATGGATCAGCACTTTTTCAAAGAGGGCTTACACAAGTTTTGACTGTCGTGACTCTTGGTTCTCCTCGTTTGGAACAATTTATTGAATCTGCAGAAGGAGAAGAGACTAAACGTTATATTCATCATTATTCCATGCCACCCTATTCAGTTGGAGAAGTGGGTAGAATGGGTACTCCCTCCAGACGAGAAATTGGACACGGTGCATTAGCAGAGCGTGCTTTGGAGGCTGTAATTCCTTCTCAAGATAAGTTTCCCTATACAATCCGTGTTGTATCTGAAGTTCTTTCATCTAATGGTTCGACTTCTATGGCGGCAACTTGTGGATCGACCCTTGCTTTAATGGATGCGGGAGTGCCTATTGTAAAACCTGTTGCAGGTATCTCAATTGGTCGTATGTCTGAGGAGGATAAATCTGTTCTTTTGACGGATATTATTGGCCTTGAGGATTTTTCTGGAGATATGGATTTTAAAGTAGCAGGAACAGATGAGGGAATAACTGCAATTCAGCTCGATGTAAAGATACCGGGGTTAATTTTATCCGAGATCAAAGAGATCTTGGAGAGAGCGCGGATAGCACGACTGGCAATACTAGAGAAAATGCTTGCTACTATTCCCACCTCTCGTGCTGAGGTGTCAGTATACGCACCAAAGATTGAACAACTGCAGATTCCTATAGATAAGATTGGCGAACTTATCGGTCCGGGAGGACGAGTAATCAGAAATATTATTGCTCAAACAGGAACTACAGTTGATGTTGAAGATGATGGAACAGTCACTATCTCCGGTACAGAAGAAGAAGCAGTAAAAAGAGCTGTAGAGTGGATAAGAGGGTTGACACGAGAAGTTGTTCCAGGTGAGATTTTTGAAGGACCGGTTAAAAGAATTCTGCCTTTTGGAGCATTTGTTGAAATTTTGCCGGGAAAAGAAGGAATGGTTCATGTTTCAAAGATGGGTAAAGGGTATATCCAAAGTCCGGAAGAGGTACTTTCAGTTGGTCAAATTGTCAAAGTAAAGGTTAGCGAAATTGACGAGCAAGGGAGGATTAATCTTACCATGCAACTTGAAGAGCGACCTCGTGATTTTGAAGTAGGAAAAGCGGAAACTCGTGGACAAAAAAGTGAAAGAGGTGGATTTTCTCCTCGTTCTGAAAGACAGCGAAGTAAGCATCCACTTGCACAACAGTTTGAGCGGGAAAGGATGCTGCACGAGCTCTCTGGAAGACAAAAAACTCGCCGCAAAACGCATTATTAA
- the rnj gene encoding ribonuclease J: MDQQERSQPQMKKPSLSLIPLGGMEDITKNMYLYEYQNEILIVDCGIGFADASMLGIDLLLPDITYLLQTKKKIVGLLLTHGHEDHIGALPFILPQLPKIPVFGTPFTAALANEKLKEFKLPANVNTVTFNSPPLILGNFKCSFLRVTHSVPDTAHIFIQTPAGNMYHGSDYKIDLTPQDRQYMDFQSIVAVGNTKILGHLIDALGSDRAGHTPSDENLGKTIEDILLECKGKAIITTYSSNVARINQIIQAAEKLKKKVCFIGRSIIKVVEVATRLGYLKFHEGTIIEFENLKNYPVNQVVLVVAGSQGQENSAMTRIAEGEHKEIKISSGDVVIISADPIPGNEESVNSLVDSISKTGAQVITSGNGRVLHVSGHGSQQDHLLMMSLLRARYIIPISGNYRHLILFKDLAQKLGYRDRDVIILENGQEVIFSDGGYSFGRRIPTKNVYVDQISGEEVEGFVLRDREKLAKDGIIILMVEINAADGQLAETPDLIIRGISPKETQVITSGLVKEISNLLGSRKGRVKNWIQLRKDIEEVTNKFIYKKFRRRPLVIPVIIEV, encoded by the coding sequence ATGGACCAGCAAGAAAGATCACAGCCTCAAATGAAAAAGCCCTCTTTATCTCTTATTCCTCTTGGAGGAATGGAAGATATTACTAAGAATATGTATCTTTACGAATATCAAAATGAAATTCTCATAGTTGATTGCGGGATTGGTTTTGCTGATGCCTCAATGTTGGGTATAGATCTTCTTCTTCCGGATATCACCTACCTTTTACAGACAAAAAAGAAAATTGTCGGTCTTCTTTTAACTCACGGCCATGAAGATCACATTGGAGCTCTTCCTTTTATTCTACCTCAGCTTCCGAAAATTCCTGTTTTTGGAACGCCGTTTACAGCAGCTTTGGCAAACGAAAAGTTAAAAGAATTTAAACTCCCCGCCAATGTCAATACAGTCACATTTAATAGTCCTCCTCTGATACTAGGTAACTTCAAATGTTCTTTTCTTCGTGTAACGCATTCGGTTCCGGATACAGCGCATATCTTTATTCAAACACCTGCTGGAAACATGTACCACGGTAGTGATTACAAAATTGATTTAACGCCTCAGGATAGGCAATATATGGATTTTCAAAGTATAGTTGCTGTAGGTAATACAAAAATTCTTGGTCATCTTATTGATGCTTTAGGATCGGATCGTGCTGGGCATACCCCCTCAGATGAAAATTTAGGAAAAACGATTGAGGATATCCTGCTTGAATGCAAAGGCAAGGCAATTATTACAACCTATTCCTCTAATGTTGCACGAATAAATCAGATAATACAGGCTGCCGAAAAACTCAAAAAAAAAGTATGTTTTATTGGTAGATCGATCATAAAAGTAGTTGAGGTAGCAACCCGGCTTGGTTATCTGAAATTTCATGAAGGTACAATTATTGAGTTTGAGAATCTTAAGAATTATCCAGTTAATCAAGTAGTTCTTGTAGTTGCGGGAAGTCAAGGACAGGAAAACTCAGCAATGACTAGAATTGCAGAAGGTGAGCATAAGGAGATTAAAATTTCATCAGGAGATGTTGTTATAATTTCAGCTGATCCTATACCAGGAAATGAAGAATCAGTTAACAGTCTCGTTGATAGTATTTCTAAAACAGGCGCTCAAGTTATCACATCAGGGAATGGAAGGGTTCTGCACGTTTCAGGGCATGGATCTCAACAAGATCATCTTTTAATGATGTCTCTATTAAGAGCTAGATATATTATCCCCATTAGTGGTAACTATCGTCATTTGATTCTATTTAAAGATCTAGCACAAAAGTTGGGATATCGTGATAGAGATGTTATTATTCTTGAAAATGGTCAGGAGGTAATTTTTTCAGATGGAGGATATTCTTTTGGACGTCGAATTCCGACAAAAAATGTTTATGTAGATCAGATTTCAGGAGAAGAAGTAGAAGGCTTTGTTTTGCGGGATCGTGAGAAGTTAGCTAAGGATGGAATTATTATCTTAATGGTTGAGATAAATGCTGCTGATGGACAGTTGGCAGAGACTCCAGATCTTATCATTCGCGGTATTTCACCTAAAGAGACACAAGTTATTACATCCGGTCTTGTGAAAGAGATAAGTAATCTTCTCGGCAGTCGAAAAGGGAGGGTCAAAAACTGGATACAACTTCGAAAAGATATAGAAGAAGTCACAAATAAATTTATTTACAAAAAATTTAGACGTCGTCCTCTCGTGATACCCGTGATAATTGAAGTTTAG
- the ftsK gene encoding DNA translocase FtsK: MRIRRRSSYRRKSFKLKLKKNTVYNLFAVGLFLASGLLFLSFTRNGTSAILINNILQEKFGRIAIFVPFVPFFFAFFLLHLKIFLSRAHVAFGYLVFFVSLLGLTKSGTIGNEMFDILEEILTTIGADLVLLSGIIVGNIVFFDTSVDEVFEFLGKIKNNLHRLVPLSLFNKTRVNTKFQIDRNKPLIINGGQKDEIIQISHNTGPAVINTREKETTDDIFSTNMVTNIPSGTGNGIWEYPPISLLEDSSNTTADRGDVKKIAGKIEDTLQNFGVKARVVEVNPGPAVTQYALELASGTKISKITSLANDLALATEAPTGQIRIEAPIPGRNLVGIEIPNRSLEVVTLRTMLASPIMQKSKSKLAVSLGLDVSGKPVIADIGKMPHVLVAGTTGSGKSVLVNSFICSLLFRASPQEVKLILIDPKRVEFTAYNGIPHLLVPVIVDVDKILSALKWAVEEMKRRYKLFEERGVRNLEGYNELSGFQALPYIVIIIDELADLMMYAPVEVEDNIARLAQMARATGIHLVIATQRPSVNVITGLIKANIPCRIAFNVSSMIDSRVIIDAPGAEKLLGRGDMLYVPPDQAKPTRIQGAFVSEKEVKRLVDFLKSNNYPVEYTEEIINQPLRIKGKPGLGSEDGRDPLFEEAVRLICQFNTASASFLQRKLQIGFARAARLTDQLEEAGIIGPSTGSKAREIFIGKAQEYLANLQQQ; the protein is encoded by the coding sequence ATGAGGATTCGCAGGCGTAGCTCTTATCGAAGGAAAAGCTTCAAGTTAAAACTCAAAAAAAATACTGTTTATAATCTTTTTGCTGTAGGTTTATTTTTAGCATCAGGTCTTCTATTCCTTTCATTTACTCGTAACGGGACATCGGCAATTCTAATTAACAATATTTTGCAAGAAAAATTCGGCCGAATAGCAATTTTTGTTCCTTTTGTTCCTTTCTTTTTTGCATTTTTCCTTTTACATCTGAAAATCTTTTTATCTAGAGCTCATGTAGCCTTTGGTTATTTGGTATTCTTTGTGTCTCTTTTAGGATTGACTAAGAGTGGAACTATTGGTAATGAAATGTTCGATATTCTTGAGGAGATCTTAACTACTATTGGTGCGGACTTGGTACTCCTTTCCGGTATTATTGTAGGAAATATAGTGTTTTTCGATACATCGGTTGATGAAGTTTTCGAGTTTCTGGGAAAAATAAAAAATAATCTTCACAGACTTGTTCCTTTGAGTCTTTTTAATAAAACAAGAGTCAACACAAAGTTTCAAATTGACCGTAACAAACCGCTAATAATTAATGGAGGACAAAAAGATGAAATAATACAAATATCCCATAATACAGGACCTGCCGTGATAAATACAAGAGAGAAAGAAACAACAGATGATATTTTTTCAACCAATATGGTAACTAATATACCCTCAGGCACTGGAAATGGAATTTGGGAATATCCTCCTATATCTCTGCTTGAGGATAGTTCCAATACGACTGCTGATCGCGGGGATGTAAAGAAAATAGCAGGAAAGATTGAAGATACATTACAAAACTTTGGTGTTAAAGCACGCGTTGTAGAAGTAAATCCAGGACCAGCAGTTACTCAATACGCTTTGGAACTTGCTTCTGGTACCAAGATATCAAAGATTACTTCTTTAGCTAATGATTTAGCTCTTGCAACTGAAGCACCAACAGGGCAAATTCGTATTGAAGCTCCAATTCCGGGAAGAAATCTCGTAGGTATAGAGATTCCTAATAGATCATTGGAGGTAGTAACTCTGCGGACAATGCTTGCCTCTCCTATTATGCAGAAGAGTAAATCAAAACTTGCTGTTTCATTGGGTCTTGATGTATCTGGTAAACCTGTTATTGCTGATATTGGAAAAATGCCACATGTTCTTGTTGCAGGAACAACGGGTTCAGGTAAATCTGTTCTAGTTAATTCTTTTATTTGTTCACTTCTTTTTAGGGCATCTCCACAAGAAGTTAAGCTTATTCTAATAGATCCTAAGCGAGTGGAATTCACCGCCTACAATGGTATCCCGCATCTTCTAGTTCCGGTTATTGTTGATGTTGATAAGATTCTATCAGCGCTTAAATGGGCAGTAGAAGAAATGAAGAGAAGATACAAGCTTTTTGAGGAAAGAGGAGTGCGTAATCTTGAAGGTTATAATGAGCTTTCTGGTTTTCAGGCTCTTCCATATATAGTTATCATTATTGACGAGCTTGCAGACCTTATGATGTATGCTCCTGTTGAGGTCGAAGATAATATTGCACGACTTGCTCAAATGGCACGAGCTACAGGAATACATCTTGTGATTGCAACTCAACGTCCCTCTGTGAATGTCATTACGGGTTTGATTAAGGCTAATATTCCTTGTCGTATCGCGTTTAACGTATCATCCATGATTGATTCGCGTGTCATAATTGATGCTCCGGGTGCTGAAAAACTTTTGGGGAGGGGAGATATGCTTTATGTACCACCAGATCAGGCAAAACCAACTCGTATTCAAGGTGCCTTTGTATCAGAAAAAGAAGTAAAAAGACTAGTGGATTTCCTCAAATCCAATAATTATCCTGTAGAATACACAGAAGAAATTATTAACCAACCTCTTAGGATAAAAGGTAAACCCGGATTAGGAAGCGAAGATGGTCGGGATCCATTATTTGAGGAAGCAGTACGTCTAATATGTCAATTCAATACAGCCTCTGCTTCCTTTTTGCAAAGAAAATTGCAGATTGGTTTCGCTCGTGCAGCTCGTCTTACAGATCAACTTGAGGAAGCTGGTATTATAGGTCCTAGTACGGGTTCAAAAGCAAGAGAGATTTTTATTGGAAAAGCACAGGAGTATCTCGCAAATCTTCAGCAACAATGA
- a CDS encoding aminodeoxychorismate lyase yields the protein MKFVRFVAIIAFILIIVGLLWWTNGTKAINPNNKKEIIFVVQPGSSVKTIARKLKDQNLLRSELIFLLLVKKENLDRKIQSGDFKLSQSMTPLQIAKTLTQNPLDIWITIPEGKRAEEIAEILEQHLPKYNPSWREVLIKHEGYLFPDTYLIPKEATVEDIVAIMEKNFDKKYASINIINTDLPREKIVIIASLIEREARHPQDLPLVSSVIHNRLAIGMALQVDATIQYAKGKQNGKWWSPITVADYTAVISPYNTYLHPGLPPGPISNPGLAALQAAANPADTDYLYYITDKNGINRYARTNAEHNENIKKYGL from the coding sequence ATGAAATTTGTACGTTTTGTAGCAATTATTGCTTTTATTTTAATTATTGTGGGACTTCTTTGGTGGACAAATGGAACAAAAGCCATAAACCCTAATAATAAGAAAGAGATTATTTTTGTAGTTCAACCGGGAAGTAGCGTAAAAACAATTGCAAGAAAACTAAAAGATCAAAATCTTCTCAGAAGTGAATTGATTTTCCTACTTCTAGTTAAAAAAGAAAATCTTGATAGAAAAATACAATCAGGTGACTTCAAATTATCCCAATCAATGACGCCTCTTCAAATTGCAAAAACTTTGACACAAAATCCACTTGATATTTGGATAACAATTCCTGAGGGAAAACGTGCTGAAGAAATCGCAGAGATTCTTGAACAACATCTACCCAAATATAATCCCTCATGGAGAGAAGTTCTGATTAAACATGAAGGATATCTTTTCCCCGATACTTACCTTATACCAAAAGAAGCAACTGTTGAGGATATTGTCGCAATTATGGAAAAAAACTTTGACAAGAAATATGCATCTATTAATATCATAAATACTGATCTTCCACGGGAGAAAATAGTCATTATTGCCTCATTAATTGAACGTGAAGCAAGACATCCTCAAGACCTACCACTAGTATCATCTGTAATACATAATAGATTGGCTATTGGAATGGCACTGCAAGTTGATGCCACAATTCAATACGCTAAAGGCAAGCAAAATGGAAAATGGTGGTCGCCTATAACTGTTGCAGATTATACTGCAGTTATCTCTCCTTATAATACTTATTTACATCCTGGACTTCCTCCTGGTCCTATTTCCAATCCAGGACTTGCTGCTCTGCAAGCTGCTGCTAATCCAGCCGACACAGATTATTTGTACTATATTACCGATAAAAATGGTATTAATCGCTATGCTAGGACCAATGCTGAACACAATGAAAATATTAAGAAATATGGGCTTTGA
- a CDS encoding thymidine phosphorylase yields the protein MDKNRTNLALKAIQKKLIGKKLSYTEIYAIMDEIANERLGDVLTTYFAASGYSKGFTDQEIYYLTKAMVETGEKLHFSGIVADKHSIGGVPGTRTTLIVVPIVAAAGFKIPKSSSRAITTPSGTADDMEILANVEFTKQQIYDIVKKTNGCIVWGGSFNIAPADDVIIKVEEPLLFESYDKILVSIMAKKIAFGSTHVVIDLPYGEMVKVHKLKDAELLQHKFEKLAKRFGIKIRVLIHKTDEPAGRGIGPLLECRESLMVLEQRENRPFDLEERALNLAGALLELCLEDSSKELKEKIKKEYGSGHEWARQILSSGKALAKMREIIEAQGGNPNVTSLSLKPGKYSYKVLAKAEGTIRKIHSKNATIIAKILGAPDAKKAGIYLDKKIGEKVRKGDVLYTLYAQSAYNLKEAKDSLVHFPLMFYK from the coding sequence ATGGACAAAAATCGCACAAATCTTGCATTGAAGGCAATACAAAAAAAACTTATTGGTAAAAAACTTTCCTACACTGAAATTTATGCAATTATGGATGAAATTGCTAATGAAAGACTTGGAGATGTGCTCACTACCTACTTTGCTGCATCAGGATATTCTAAAGGATTTACTGATCAGGAGATTTATTATCTTACTAAGGCAATGGTCGAAACAGGTGAAAAACTACATTTTTCTGGCATTGTTGCAGATAAACACTCAATTGGTGGTGTTCCAGGCACAAGAACAACACTTATTGTCGTCCCCATAGTCGCTGCCGCTGGATTTAAGATTCCCAAAAGTTCCAGTAGAGCTATTACAACTCCTAGTGGAACAGCAGATGACATGGAAATATTAGCAAATGTTGAGTTTACTAAACAGCAAATTTATGACATTGTCAAAAAAACAAATGGGTGTATTGTCTGGGGAGGAAGTTTCAACATTGCACCTGCTGATGATGTAATTATCAAAGTGGAAGAACCTCTTTTGTTTGAAAGTTATGATAAGATTCTTGTTTCTATAATGGCTAAAAAAATTGCCTTTGGATCAACTCATGTAGTTATTGACCTTCCTTATGGAGAAATGGTCAAGGTACATAAACTCAAAGACGCAGAGCTTCTTCAACATAAGTTTGAAAAATTAGCAAAACGTTTTGGGATCAAGATCCGTGTCCTGATACATAAAACTGATGAACCAGCTGGACGTGGTATTGGACCTCTACTTGAATGCCGTGAATCTCTGATGGTTCTTGAACAAAGAGAAAATCGCCCTTTTGACCTTGAAGAGCGTGCACTTAACCTTGCAGGCGCGCTTCTTGAACTTTGTCTTGAAGATTCATCAAAAGAACTCAAAGAAAAAATAAAAAAAGAGTATGGTAGTGGACACGAGTGGGCTCGTCAGATCCTATCATCAGGAAAAGCACTTGCCAAAATGCGAGAAATTATTGAAGCTCAAGGAGGAAACCCCAATGTCACATCTCTTAGCTTGAAGCCAGGAAAATATTCCTATAAAGTACTTGCAAAAGCAGAAGGAACTATCAGAAAAATTCATAGCAAGAATGCAACTATTATAGCCAAAATCTTAGGCGCTCCAGATGCCAAAAAAGCAGGTATTTACTTAGATAAAAAAATTGGAGAGAAAGTGAGAAAGGGTGATGTTCTCTATACATTATATGCGCAATCCGCGTATAATCTTAAAGAAGCAAAAGATTCGCTCGTTCATTTCCCTCTGATGTTTTATAAATAA